Proteins from a single region of Cryptococcus neoformans var. grubii H99 chromosome 5, complete sequence:
- a CDS encoding 3-keto sterol reductase, translated as MLDTPSFQQHHDPHRVIALVTGANSGYGLGICHQLLSNLSLPSTVPIPASTPQPTALPPSMRDSIRSNPLQPTKISMPETTLTLILACRSGAKAQEAIDILWKKHKSDLEKRKKKGLAAKEGWLEGLRIVWEGVNLDSPGGENGILAFTERVRNRYPHITCLFLNAGMGAFSGIDYWKFAKQIFTDGMAIALSQPQFNIEIKGAKSADGERGLVWGTNVLAPYIMARELLPMLRRSPPGLPFAPRVVYTSSGTATLSKLNNHPLDDYMLLDYDESYGASKYMGDMVMLQLDREFNDENTKRDGDRGVRVLTIEPGCVATNFFNAGLGAWAWWIKFKWFWYWLSFYICRLLGSPYHPVYADQGALPMLYAALIPAAFLLSPSQVPAQKFEVRAQRWGNTKVGYGEIDRWEEADGLGLPKGLAERCEAVRRDWRKREGLE; from the exons ATGCTCGACACACCCAGCTTTCAGCAACACCATGACCCGCATAGAGTCATCGCACTCGTCACAGGCGCAAACAGCGGGTACGGTCTCGGTATATGCCACCAGCTTCTCTCAaacctctccctcccctccaCCGTTCCCATCCCAGCCTCCACACCCCAGCCCACAGCTCTTCCCCCGTCAATGCGTGACTCCATACGCAGCAACCCGCTCCAGCCCACCAAGATCTCTATGCCTGAGACGACTCTGACTCTTATCCTCGCCTGCAGATCAGGAGCCAAAGCCCAAGAGGCCATCGACATACTTTGGAAAAAACACAAGAGTGACCTGGagaagcggaagaaaaagggtTTGGCCGCCAAAGAAGGCTGGCTGGAAGGCCTGAGGATTGTATGGGAAGGTGTCAATCTCGACAGTCCCGGCGGGGAGAATGGAATCCTTGCATTCACTGAACGTGTTAGGAATCG CTACCCTCACATAACTTGTCTTTTCCTCAACGCAGGCATGGGCGCTTTCAGTGGCATAGATTACTGGAAGTTTGCAAAACAAATATTCACAGACGGCATGGCTATTGCCCTTAGCCAGCCACAGTTTAACATTGAAATCAAGGGCGCAAAGAGtgcagatggagagagagggcTCGTTTGGGGTACAAACGTCCTTGCACCATACATAATG GCTCGTGAATTACTCCCTATGCTTCGCCGCTCTCCTCCCGGActtccttttgctcctCGGGTGGTCTACACTTCTTCGGGCACCGCTACGCTGTCAAAGCTAAACAATCATCCTCTTGACGATTACATGCTTTTGGATTATGACGAATCTTATGGCGCAAGTAAATACATGGGTGATATGGTGATGCTCCAGCTTGATCGAGAATTCAACGACGAGAATACGAAAAGAGATGGTGACAGGGGAGTCAGGGTACTGACAATAGAACCTGGGTGTGTAGCCACCAACTTTTTCAATGCTGGATTGGGAGCATGGGCCTGGTGGATCAAGTTCAAGTGGTTCTGGTACTGGCTGTCCTTTTATATC TGCCGATTACTTGGCTCACCGTACCACCCTGTCTATGCTGACCAAGGCGCTCTGCCAATGCTCTACGCGGCTCTTATCCCAGCAGcgttcctcctctctccgTCGCAAGTACCTGCACAAAAATTTGAAGTTCGAGCGCAGAGATGGGGCAACACAAAGGTCGGGTACGGGGAGATTGATCGGTGGGAAGAGGCAGATGGATTGGGATTGCCCAAGGGGCTTGCGGAGCGGTGCGAAGCTGTTCGGAGAGACTggcggaagagagaggggcTGGAGTAG
- a CDS encoding 3-keto sterol reductase produces the protein MASIEDLIATISGGLHAGQQGNDIRDLHAKLAQTINNPLPPPVHRPIPPCATTSVSAAGMPPPAPASSWNTPPPNAGFLFSTSPISKINGAGPSGGGGSGNGGGGGSAGADFEVARHVHEGWSVPMPNMGTSFTGRPIQPIVPNGNQQREEGQWRHRNQEFTGDEPEERPYHASVLPIKASPKDTGGFAEDAFKPLWEDTGKDQWQGFNRQNR, from the exons ATGGCCAGCATAGAAGACCTCATCGCCACCATCTCAGGCGGTCTACACGCAGGCCAGCAGGGGAACGACATCAGAGACCTTCAT GCCAAACTAGCACAGACAATCAACAATCCCTTACCGCCGCCTGTCCATCGCCCCATCCCACCATGTGCCACAACATCCGTCTCAGCCGCCGGTATGCCCCCTCCTGCCCCGGCCTCCTCATGGAACACCCCACCGCCGAATGCCggtttccttttctccacaTCTCCTATATCCAAGATCAATGGCGCTGGTCCCAGTGGCGGTGGCGGTAGCGGTAAtggaggcggaggcggaTCGGCAGGCGCGGATTTTGAAGTCGCCCGTCATGTGCATGAAGGCTGGTCGGTGCCTATGCCAAATATGGGCACCAGCTTTACAGGCAGGCCGATCCAACCCATCGTGCCAAACGGTAATCAGcaaagggaggaagggcaGTGGCGACACAGAAATCAAGAATTTACGGGAGACGAGCCGGAGGAAAGGCCGTATCACGCCTCGGTGCTTCCCATAAAAGCTAGTCCGAAAGATACCGGTGGTTTCGCTGAAGACGCTTTCAAGCCTCTTTGGGAAGACACAGGGAAAGATCAGTGGCAAGGGTTTAACCGTCAAAATCGGTAG